In Numida meleagris isolate 19003 breed g44 Domestic line chromosome 18, NumMel1.0, whole genome shotgun sequence, one DNA window encodes the following:
- the BCL7B gene encoding B-cell CLL/lymphoma 7 protein family member B isoform X2, translated as MGDGQAGGPIARRGGEPSGGVGPRRGRTFPWAYQSRGCYGRGLSLLCRSRCEAVSCREKKWVTVGDTSLRIFKWVPVADSKEKEKSKSSGGVAREPNGFPADTAANSSLLLEFQDENSNQSSLSDVYQLKVDSSPNSSPSPQQSESMSPAHTSDFRTDDSQPPTLGQETLEEPSLPSSEVADEPPTLTKEEPVPLETQVTEEEEDSGAPPLKRFCADQNSVCHTASES; from the exons ATGGGTGACGGACAGGCGGGTGGGCCAATCGCAAGGAGGGGCGGTGAGCCGAGCGGCGGGGTGGGGCCGCGGCGTGGACGGACGTTTCCCTGGGCTTATCAGAGCCGCGGGTGCTATGGGCGGGGCCTGTCGCTGCTGTGCCGATCGCGGTGTGAGGCTGTGTCCTGCAGGGAGAAGAAGTGGGTGACGGTGGGCGACACCTCGCTGCGGATCTTCAAGTGGGTGCCGGTGGCCGACAGCAAGGAG aaagagaaatccaaATCGAGCGGTGGTGTTGCACGGGAGCCCAATGGTTTCCCCGCTGACACGGCTGCCAACTCCTCGCTGCTCCTCGAGTTCCAAG ATGAGAACAGCAACCAGAGCTCCCTGTCAGATGTCTACCAACTCAAGGTGGACAGCAGCCCCAACTCCAGCCCCAGTCCCCAGCAGAGTGAGTCCATGAGTCCTGCCCACACATCTGACTTCCGCACGGATGACTCGCAGCCACCCACACTGGGGCAGGAGACTTTGGAAG AGCCCTCCCTGCCTTCCTCGGAAGTTGCTGACGAGCCTCCCACTCTTACAAAAGAAGAGCCAGTCCCCCTTGAGACTCAG GTAactgaagaggaggaggactCTGGCGCACCACCTCTGAAGAGATTTTGTGCCGATCAGAACTCTGTGTGCCACACAGCCTCGGAGAGCTAG
- the TBL2 gene encoding transducin beta-like protein 2 yields MEAAVLGVGLGLLLALLLLAAALRRAAPRGSPAAPPRGEGAGASGHAAARPEGPRRAKLPARARKEKPQQHGFAHRLLVAALKGHSGIVSCLHFSSSGKYLASCADDRTVRLWSTRDFTAREHRCLRANVELDHAELVRFSPDCRAFVVWLANGETVRVYKMMKKDDGNFTFTATSEDFPKKHKAPVITIGVAETGKFIMTASSDTTILIWNLKGEVLASINTNQMNNAYAAVSPCGRFVASCGFTPDVKVWEVCFGKSGHFQEVTRAFELKGHTAGVYCFSFSNDSRRMATVSKDGTWKFWDTDVEYKKQQDPYLLLTGKCEVAEPCRIALSPDAHVVAISCGTSIVMYNTRRGEEEERFVGVHGQHIADLAFDTTGRYLVSCGDRAIRVFHNTPGYRAVVEEMETMLRKTTTKATRERLEQQIASAKKALAAIYGKKQ; encoded by the exons ATGGAGGCGGCGGTGCTGGGCGTGGGGCTCGGGCTGCTCCTAGCGCTGCTGTTGCTGGCAGCCGCCCtgcgccgcgccgccccgcgGGGATCGCCCGCCGCGCCACCGCGGGGTGAGG GCGCCGGGGCGAGCGGCCACGCCGCCGCCAGGCCCGAGGGCCCCCGGAGGGCGAAGCTGCCGGCGCGGGCTCGCAAGGAGAAGCCGCAGCAGCACGGCTTCGCGCACCGCCTGCTGGTCGCCGCCCTCAAG GGCCACAGCGGCATCGTGAGCTGCCTGCACTTCAGCAGCAGCGGCAAGTACCTGGCGTCCTGCGCCGACGACCGCACCGTGCGCCTCTGGAGCACCCGCGACTTCACGGCGCGCGAGCACCGCTGCCTCCGGGCCAACGTGGAGCTGGACCATGCCGAGCTCGTCCGCTTCAGCCCCGACTGCAG GGCGTTTGTCGTCTGGCTGGCAAATGGAGAGACCGTTCGTGTCTATAAAATGATGAAGAAGGATGATGGCAACTTCACCTTCACTGCAACTTCTGAGGACTTCCCAAAGAAGCACAAGGCTCCTGTCATTACCATAGGAGTTGCAGAAACAG gAAAGTTCATCATGACAGCTTCCAGCGACACTACTATCTTGATCTGGAACCTGAAAGGTGAAGTCCTTGCCAGCATTAACACTAACCAGATGAACAATGCCTATGCCGCTGTGTCACCCTGTGGGAG GTTTGTGGCATCATGTGGCTTCACTCCTGATGTAAAGGTGTGGGAAGTATGTTTTGGCAAGAGCGGACACTTCCAGGAAGTGACCAGGGCTTTTGAGCTGAAAGGTCACACTGCTGGCGTATATTGCTTCTCCTTCTCTAATGACTCAAGGCG GATGGCAACTGTTTCCAAGGATGGCACTTGGAAGTTCTGGGACACAGATGTGGAATATAAGAAGCAACAAGACCCATACCTGCTGCTGACAGGGAAGTGCGAGGTGGCAGAGCCATGCCGCATTGCCCTGTCCCCTGACGCTCACGTTGTGGCCATCTCCTGTGGCACAAGCATCGTTATGTACAACACACGaagaggggaggaagaagagcgCTTTGTTGGCGTTCATGGACAGCACATAGCAGACTTGGCTTTTGACACTACAGGCCGCTACCTGGTGTCCTGTGGGGACCGGGCCATCCGTGTGTTCCACAACACCCCTGGCTACCGTGCCGTGGTGGAGGAAATGGAGACCATGCTGagaaaaaccaccacaaaaGCCACCCGGGAGCGGCTGGAGCAGCAGATCGCCAGCGCCAAGAAAGCGCTGGCAGCAATCTATGGCAAGAAGCAGTAG
- the BCL7B gene encoding B-cell CLL/lymphoma 7 protein family member B isoform X1: protein MGDGQAGGPIARRGGEPSGGVGPRRGRTFPWAYQSRGCYGRGLSLLCRSRCEAVSCREKKWVTVGDTSLRIFKWVPVADSKEKEKSKSSGGVAREPNGFPADTAANSSLLLEFQGAVSADENSNQSSLSDVYQLKVDSSPNSSPSPQQSESMSPAHTSDFRTDDSQPPTLGQETLEEPSLPSSEVADEPPTLTKEEPVPLETQVTEEEEDSGAPPLKRFCADQNSVCHTASES, encoded by the exons ATGGGTGACGGACAGGCGGGTGGGCCAATCGCAAGGAGGGGCGGTGAGCCGAGCGGCGGGGTGGGGCCGCGGCGTGGACGGACGTTTCCCTGGGCTTATCAGAGCCGCGGGTGCTATGGGCGGGGCCTGTCGCTGCTGTGCCGATCGCGGTGTGAGGCTGTGTCCTGCAGGGAGAAGAAGTGGGTGACGGTGGGCGACACCTCGCTGCGGATCTTCAAGTGGGTGCCGGTGGCCGACAGCAAGGAG aaagagaaatccaaATCGAGCGGTGGTGTTGCACGGGAGCCCAATGGTTTCCCCGCTGACACGGCTGCCAACTCCTCGCTGCTCCTCGAGTTCCAAG GTGCTGTTTCTGCAGATGAGAACAGCAACCAGAGCTCCCTGTCAGATGTCTACCAACTCAAGGTGGACAGCAGCCCCAACTCCAGCCCCAGTCCCCAGCAGAGTGAGTCCATGAGTCCTGCCCACACATCTGACTTCCGCACGGATGACTCGCAGCCACCCACACTGGGGCAGGAGACTTTGGAAG AGCCCTCCCTGCCTTCCTCGGAAGTTGCTGACGAGCCTCCCACTCTTACAAAAGAAGAGCCAGTCCCCCTTGAGACTCAG GTAactgaagaggaggaggactCTGGCGCACCACCTCTGAAGAGATTTTGTGCCGATCAGAACTCTGTGTGCCACACAGCCTCGGAGAGCTAG
- the BCL7B gene encoding B-cell CLL/lymphoma 7 protein family member B isoform X4, which translates to MSGRSVRAETRSRAKDDIKKVMAAIERVRRWEKKWVTVGDTSLRIFKWVPVADSKEKEKSKSSGGVAREPNGFPADTAANSSLLLEFQDENSNQSSLSDVYQLKVDSSPNSSPSPQQSESMSPAHTSDFRTDDSQPPTLGQETLEEPSLPSSEVADEPPTLTKEEPVPLETQVTEEEEDSGAPPLKRFCADQNSVCHTASES; encoded by the exons ATGTCGGGCCGCTCGGTGCGCGCCGAGACCCGCAGCCGCGCCAAGGATGACATCAAAAAAGTGATGGCGGCCATCGAGCGCGTCCGCAGATG GGAGAAGAAGTGGGTGACGGTGGGCGACACCTCGCTGCGGATCTTCAAGTGGGTGCCGGTGGCCGACAGCAAGGAG aaagagaaatccaaATCGAGCGGTGGTGTTGCACGGGAGCCCAATGGTTTCCCCGCTGACACGGCTGCCAACTCCTCGCTGCTCCTCGAGTTCCAAG ATGAGAACAGCAACCAGAGCTCCCTGTCAGATGTCTACCAACTCAAGGTGGACAGCAGCCCCAACTCCAGCCCCAGTCCCCAGCAGAGTGAGTCCATGAGTCCTGCCCACACATCTGACTTCCGCACGGATGACTCGCAGCCACCCACACTGGGGCAGGAGACTTTGGAAG AGCCCTCCCTGCCTTCCTCGGAAGTTGCTGACGAGCCTCCCACTCTTACAAAAGAAGAGCCAGTCCCCCTTGAGACTCAG GTAactgaagaggaggaggactCTGGCGCACCACCTCTGAAGAGATTTTGTGCCGATCAGAACTCTGTGTGCCACACAGCCTCGGAGAGCTAG
- the BCL7B gene encoding B-cell CLL/lymphoma 7 protein family member B isoform X3: MSGRSVRAETRSRAKDDIKKVMAAIERVRRWEKKWVTVGDTSLRIFKWVPVADSKEKEKSKSSGGVAREPNGFPADTAANSSLLLEFQGAVSADENSNQSSLSDVYQLKVDSSPNSSPSPQQSESMSPAHTSDFRTDDSQPPTLGQETLEEPSLPSSEVADEPPTLTKEEPVPLETQVTEEEEDSGAPPLKRFCADQNSVCHTASES; encoded by the exons ATGTCGGGCCGCTCGGTGCGCGCCGAGACCCGCAGCCGCGCCAAGGATGACATCAAAAAAGTGATGGCGGCCATCGAGCGCGTCCGCAGATG GGAGAAGAAGTGGGTGACGGTGGGCGACACCTCGCTGCGGATCTTCAAGTGGGTGCCGGTGGCCGACAGCAAGGAG aaagagaaatccaaATCGAGCGGTGGTGTTGCACGGGAGCCCAATGGTTTCCCCGCTGACACGGCTGCCAACTCCTCGCTGCTCCTCGAGTTCCAAG GTGCTGTTTCTGCAGATGAGAACAGCAACCAGAGCTCCCTGTCAGATGTCTACCAACTCAAGGTGGACAGCAGCCCCAACTCCAGCCCCAGTCCCCAGCAGAGTGAGTCCATGAGTCCTGCCCACACATCTGACTTCCGCACGGATGACTCGCAGCCACCCACACTGGGGCAGGAGACTTTGGAAG AGCCCTCCCTGCCTTCCTCGGAAGTTGCTGACGAGCCTCCCACTCTTACAAAAGAAGAGCCAGTCCCCCTTGAGACTCAG GTAactgaagaggaggaggactCTGGCGCACCACCTCTGAAGAGATTTTGTGCCGATCAGAACTCTGTGTGCCACACAGCCTCGGAGAGCTAG